The DNA window GAAGAGCTCCGTAAGAAACTGAATATCAGTGTCAACGAAATCGAACTCAGTGTACGTGCAGCCAACTGTCTGAATAATGCCAACATCACCACTGTCGGGGAGCTTGCGCAGAAGACCGAAGCTGAAATGCTGAAATACCGAAACTTCGGTAAGAAATCGCTGAATGAAATCAAGGCGAAGATCCAGGAAATGGGCCTGTCGCTGGGAATGACCTTCGATGCAGACCTGCTTAAGGGTGTGTTCTCTGAAGACTAATTTGTAAACTATCCAGAGGTTGGAACAATGAGACATCGTAAAAAAACTGTAAAACTGGGTCGCACCAGCGCGCATCGTAATGAGCTGCTCGCTAATCAGGTCTGCGCGCTCATCGACAACAAGCGTATTAAAACCACTGCGCCGAAAGCCAAAGCTGCCCGCAGCCTGGCAGAAAAAATGGTAACCCTGGGCAAGAAGGGCACGCTGGCGGCACGCCGTCAGGCCATTGCAATTCTGAAAAACGAAGCAGCGGTTAAAGAGCTTTTCGATTCGGTTGCACCGACCTTCGAAAGCCGTAACGGTGGGTATACCCGCATCATTAAACTGGGACGTCGGATTTCAGATAGCTCGGAAATGGTTTTGCTCGA is part of the Pontiella agarivorans genome and encodes:
- the rplQ gene encoding 50S ribosomal protein L17, encoding MRHRKKTVKLGRTSAHRNELLANQVCALIDNKRIKTTAPKAKAARSLAEKMVTLGKKGTLAARRQAIAILKNEAAVKELFDSVAPTFESRNGGYTRIIKLGRRISDSSEMVLLEWVDAVVTAAPAADAVPADEEKEVAAAE